In Oncorhynchus clarkii lewisi isolate Uvic-CL-2024 chromosome 2, UVic_Ocla_1.0, whole genome shotgun sequence, one DNA window encodes the following:
- the LOC139382284 gene encoding uncharacterized protein produces MALVCPASETKMVRFLRHTANSSIMKNIFHQSFNAYKTDIEPRLNDLTLHRMQCSRRLFDIQLSHRRVSAAYIEGDNVSVTVEGEAVRVLNFDTGCGVNLGMRGLESLGTFIYHTATAVDQNDMLEALSAKIQHSRQVAETFRQTGLAHTMFE; encoded by the exons ATGGCTCTGGTCTGCCCTGCCTCAGAGACCAAGATGGTCCGCTTCCTCCGACACACAGCTAACTCCTCG ATCATGAAGAACATCTTCCACCAGTCGTTTAATGCGTATAAGACCGACATCGAGCCCCGTCTCAACGACCTGACACTGCACCGCATGCAGTGCAGTAGACGTCTATTTGACATCCAGCTGTCTCACCGAAGAGTCAGTGCCGCCTACATAGAGGGAGACAATGTGTCTGTGACCGTGGAGGGGGAGGCGGTACGGGTGCTCAACTTCGACACAG GTTGTGGGGTGAACCTGGGGATGAGGGGTCTTGAGTCCTTGGGAACATTTATCTACCACACGGCCACGGCTGTGGACCAGAATGACATGTTGGAGGCCCTGTCCGCCAAGATCCAGCACTCCAGACAGGTGGCCGAGACCTTCAGGCAGACTGGTCTGGCACACACCATGTTCGAGTGA